GGCTAAGTCAGTTGTTCCTGCATACACAGGAATATAAACTGAAGTCGCAACATTATCTTGAGCTAACCACACGATTCCACCTACATCATCTGGTAGCCAGCTACGACATTGAATAATGGTTGCATACATGGTGTACCAACGGGCAATAGTACGTTCACCAAGTTCACCCCATCCGCCATTTACACCAAAAAGTTTATTCATTCCGTAAGGCATAAATGGGTTGGCAAATGGAGAGATCGTTTCTTTACCATCCTTATCAGCTTGCTTGATATTCTTTACAAAGTTGAAAGGAGTACCTTCATAGTAGTCCTTAAATATCTCAACCAATTTATCCATTGTCACCTTTTCATCGGGTTTAACAGAGAATGGGTAATCTTTAGCAGTAGGATCAAGATCTAGTGAAGGAGCTGCCATTGAAAGCACACGCCACTCTCTTCTTCTTGATGCTAATGATAAACGACTTTTTGGAGCATAAACGTAATTCCATTTAAAGATTTCTCCATCTTTCCACCAGCCATTTTCCTTTGCTATTTCAAAGATATTCGCTGAAGCCATAAAGTAGTCACTATTCTTCAAATCGATTTCCTTAATAGTTGATGCATTGGCATTAACTGAGATGTGATTATCCGGAACACGTTGAGCTACCCAAACAGCACCCACTTTACCTTTACCAGGACCAACAACTTCAAAATGCCAAACCTCTTGTTTATCGGCAATGGTCAAACACTCACCATAGTCTCTCCATCCGTATTTTGTCAATAAATCATCAGCCATCTTAATTGCTTCACGAGCTGTTGTACAGCGCTCAAGCATAAGTTGCTGAAGTCTTTGGCAATCGATTAAACACTTATCAGAATACAATTCATCACGTCCACCGAATGTTGATTCGCCAATTGCTAACTGTTTTTCGTTAATACAAGGGTAAGCTGTATTTAAGAATTGGTAAGTTTTAGCAACCTGATCGATTTCACCAATCTTTTTATGCTGATAGGTTGGCATACGCAAGCTATCATATGCTGAACGCTCGAACAATTCGAACTTACTGTTTTTGTCGTGAGATTTTGCTGGCGTAACTGACATCCAAGCACGTGTACGGTGGCTATCGTCTGTATGAGATGTGATAACTGATCCATCAAATGTTGCTTTTTTACCAACTGTAATTGTGGTACAACCTTCGGGTACGCCATTCTGCCAGTCTGATTTATCTTGAGCTATGCTACTTGTTGAAACAAGCAATGCCATAGCAAAAATTAAAGGCTTTAAATAATTGCTCATGTTGTTAGTTGTGTTGTTGTTTGTAAAGTATTTATTTGATTAAATAAATACCAGCATCTTCAATTGTGATAAGTTTTTGTTTGTAAAGTAAACCTACCGCCTTCTTAAAACTTTTTTTACTCATGTTTAATAAGCTGTAAATATCTTCAGGAGTACTTTTGTCATTTACGGGAAGAAATCCATCTTCTTCTCTTAATTGTTTTAAGATTTGTTCTCCTGCTTGCGGTATTTCGTTTCGATATCCTTGTCTTTGTAAACTAACATCGATTTTATCATCAAGTCGTACTTTTTTGATAAAAGCTTTGCGTTTTTCTCCTGGAAGAACATATTCGAAGATTTCGTTCTTATATAGCATTCCAAGTGCATCATCGTTAATCAAGACTTGGTATCCCATTTCATTTCTTCGTCCAATCAATATTTCTACTTCTTGGCCTTCTTCATAAGATGTTTCTTTATCACGAAGAACTCGTTCTAATTTTGCAGTACCAACAATACGACCAGTTGCATTATCAACATAGATATATACCAAATAGTAATAACCAAGCTGCATGTTGTCTTTTTGTTCGCTAAACGGAACCAATAAGTCCTTTGCAATTCCCCACTCAAGAAATGCTCCAATATTGGTAACCTCTTTAACTTGCAAATAAGCAAATTGACCAGCCGTTGCAAATGGTTTTAAGGTTGTAGCGATAATTCGATCTTCCGAATCACGATAGATAAAAACCTTGATGGTATCATCTAATTGGGTTTTAAGAGGTACATATCTTGTTGGTAATAAAATTAATGATTCATCTTCTCCTTCAAGATAGACACCAAAATCTACTATTTTGGCAACTTTTAGTTCTGCGTATTGACCTATTATACTCACGAGTTTATCTATTTGTACTTGACCTTATTTGCATTCGTATGCAGATGGGACAAAGTGTGATTTGCACTAAAAAAATAATAATGCTGTAAATGTAAGCATCTTTTTACGAATAGTTAGTTTACAGATCCATTTACGATCGTTCTATTCTTGTCTATTTGAATTAAAAAAAAGGAATGAAAGAGGTTTTTTTTCTTTTTTAAGCGAGCTTAAAATATGTTGTGGAGCAGGTTTTGTTTTTGCTAAAAATTTGATTGGGTATTTAAGCACATGAAATAGTTAACAGTAGATTTTATCGGTTAAGTTTAGTGTAGGTGTTAAATACTTTTCTGTAGTGCTAGGTATTACTATGCTTTTTCAATTTTAACATCTTCTGATTACAATTTTCGCTATCGATTGCGACTTAATTTCGATATTATTAAAGAAAAAAATCATTAATAATAGTGGGTGTAAACACCCATAGGTAGGGGTATTGCAGAACATGCAGTTATTAATACCGAAAAATTTCTTCAATAAGAAATTGTTTCTATTTTTGATGCAGAATTAATTCAGATTAGTTCTATTCCAAATTTAAAACAACACTCTCGAGTAATAAGTGGGGATAATTATTTAATAAGTCAGGGTATGAAAAAAAGGAAATTATTAGTTAGAGATCTTACCTTAAGAGATGGACAACAATCGCTTTTTGCGACTAGAATGCCTCAGGCAGAAATTGAGAAGGTTTTACCACTATACAAAAAAGCTGGTTTTTATGCTTTAGAAGTATGGGGGGGAGCAGTACCTGACTCAGTGATGCGTTATTTGAACGAGGATCCTTGGTATCGTCTTGAATCAATTAAAAAAGAGATTGGCGATGTTTCTAAACTGACAGCTTTGTCACGTGGTCGTAATCTTTTTGGATATAGTCCTTACCCCGAATCGGTTATTGAGAAATTTAATACTCAATCGGTAAAATCGGGACTTGGTATCATGCGTATTTTCGACTGTCTGAATGATATTGAGAATATGAAATCGACCATTAAGTATGTTAAAGCTGCTGGTGGTATTGCCGATTGTGCAGTGTGTTATACGGTTGATTCAAAATTTCCGGAGAAAAAAGAAGATCGTGAGAGGTTGACTATTAAGAATCTTCCTGATCAAATTTTTGATCTTGAGTACTTTGTTGATCTGGCAAAGAAACTAGAGGCTATGGGAGCCGATATGATTTCTCTTAAAGATATGGCTGGTTTGGCTTCACCATTGCGTGCGGGGCAAATTATTCGTCGTTTTAAGGAGGAGTTAAATGTTCCTGTTGATTTCCATTCTCATTCTACTCCTGGTTATGGTTTAGCATCTGCTTTGACAGCAATTATTAATGGTGTTGATATTATCGATACGAACATCATGAACTTTGCAGGTGGATCTGCTGCTCCTGCATACGAGTTAATCTACCTTTTCTGCCAAAAGTTAGGCATTGAGTTAGATGGTGATGCGAAGACGGTTGTTGAGATCAATAAGATTCTTAAAGAGATTCGTATGGGAGCTTTAGCTGAAGTTGATAGCTATAAGCAATTCCCAATTGAATTTGATATTACAAAAGATAAGCTACCTGCTGATATCGATCAGTTATTCGATGATGCAATTAAGTATGCTAATGAAGATAAAGAAGATGAGCTTTTAGCAGCTTGTCATGCTATTGAAAAGTATTTTAATTTCCCGGCTCCTAACGAAATGGTTAAGAAAGCCGAGATTCCTGGAGGTATGTATACCAACATGCTAAACCAGTTGAAAGCTTTAGGTTTGGAAACCTTACTCGAGAGAGTGTTGGAAGTTGTACCAGTGGTGCGCCTGGATGCAGGTTGTCCGCCATTGGTAACTCCTTCTTCTCAAATTGTAGGTGTTCAGGCTGTAAATTGTGTTATTGATGAGAATTCAGGACGTCCATTTTATACGAATGTGTCTAACCAATTCTTTAGTCTTGTAAAGGGAGAGTACGGAACAACACCTATTGAAATTGCTCCGGAATTCCGTGAGAGAATCACAGGTAAAGCTGAGAAAGTAGAGTATGATGTAGATGCTTATGTATCTCCTGAAAACCCAACATTGCCACAGTTCGGAAACGTAAAATTGGCTGTTGATGATAAAGAATTCATGTTGCTTGAGTTGTTCCCATTGGTAGCTAAAGGTTACTTGGAAGGCAAGCGTAAAGCAGAATTCGAAGCTAAGAGAGAAGCTAATCGTCAGAAGATTGCGGCTGAGAGGGCAGCAATTAAACGAACAGGTAAATTAA
This window of the Labilibaculum sp. DW002 genome carries:
- a CDS encoding CvfB family protein gives rise to the protein MSIIGQYAELKVAKIVDFGVYLEGEDESLILLPTRYVPLKTQLDDTIKVFIYRDSEDRIIATTLKPFATAGQFAYLQVKEVTNIGAFLEWGIAKDLLVPFSEQKDNMQLGYYYLVYIYVDNATGRIVGTAKLERVLRDKETSYEEGQEVEILIGRRNEMGYQVLINDDALGMLYKNEIFEYVLPGEKRKAFIKKVRLDDKIDVSLQRQGYRNEIPQAGEQILKQLREEDGFLPVNDKSTPEDIYSLLNMSKKSFKKAVGLLYKQKLITIEDAGIYLIK
- a CDS encoding dipeptidase; the protein is MSNYLKPLIFAMALLVSTSSIAQDKSDWQNGVPEGCTTITVGKKATFDGSVITSHTDDSHRTRAWMSVTPAKSHDKNSKFELFERSAYDSLRMPTYQHKKIGEIDQVAKTYQFLNTAYPCINEKQLAIGESTFGGRDELYSDKCLIDCQRLQQLMLERCTTAREAIKMADDLLTKYGWRDYGECLTIADKQEVWHFEVVGPGKGKVGAVWVAQRVPDNHISVNANASTIKEIDLKNSDYFMASANIFEIAKENGWWKDGEIFKWNYVYAPKSRLSLASRRREWRVLSMAAPSLDLDPTAKDYPFSVKPDEKVTMDKLVEIFKDYYEGTPFNFVKNIKQADKDGKETISPFANPFMPYGMNKLFGVNGGWGELGERTIARWYTMYATIIQCRSWLPDDVGGIVWLAQDNVATSVYIPVYAGTTDLAPSYKVKARRTGYTRKSAWWAFNRLSTLTAQRWGDMRHDVDKVFVPLQKKYFEEQAKVDEQYLSLSKRKRRAFLTNRSIELGAEAVEKAWEIGDGLWSDYDEKF